One window of Halopelagius longus genomic DNA carries:
- the thsA gene encoding thermosome subunit alpha, with amino-acid sequence MIILGEDSQRTQGKDAQSMNITAGKAVAESVRTTLGPKGMDKMLVDNSGEVVVTNDGVTILKEMDIDHPAANMIVEVSETQEDEVGDGTTTAVVIAGELLDQAEELIEQDVHATTIAQGFRQASEKAKEILDENAIEVSEDDRETLVKIAATAMTGKGAESAKDLLAELVVDAVLAVADEDGIDTENVSVEKVVGGSIDNSELVEGAIIDKTRVDENMPYAVEDANVALFDGALEVRETEIDAEVNVTDPDQLQQFLDQEEEQLKEMVDELVDVGTDVVFVGDGIDDMAQHYLAKEGILAVRRAKSSDLKRLARATGASVVGSLDDIEESDLGFAGSVAQKDVGGDERIFVEDVEDAKSVTLILRGGTDHVVDEVERAIDDSLGVVRTTLEDGKVLPGGGAPETELSLKLREFADSVGGREQLAVEAFAEALDVIPRTLAENAGLDPIDSLVDLRARHDGGEFAAGLDAYTGEVIDMEAEGVVEPLRVKTQAIESATEAAVMILRIDDVIAAGDLSGGQTGGDDDGDDMPGGGMGGGMGGMGGMGGMGGAM; translated from the coding sequence AGCGCACACAGGGGAAGGACGCGCAATCGATGAACATCACGGCCGGGAAGGCCGTGGCCGAGTCCGTCCGGACCACGCTGGGTCCGAAGGGGATGGACAAGATGCTGGTCGACAACTCCGGCGAGGTCGTGGTCACCAACGACGGCGTGACCATCCTCAAGGAGATGGACATCGACCACCCCGCGGCGAACATGATCGTCGAGGTCTCCGAGACGCAGGAGGACGAAGTCGGCGACGGGACGACGACGGCCGTCGTCATCGCGGGCGAACTCCTCGATCAGGCCGAGGAACTCATCGAACAGGACGTCCACGCGACGACCATCGCGCAAGGGTTCCGTCAGGCCTCCGAGAAGGCCAAGGAGATTCTCGACGAGAACGCCATCGAAGTGTCCGAGGACGACCGCGAGACGCTGGTCAAAATCGCCGCCACGGCGATGACCGGTAAGGGCGCCGAATCCGCCAAGGACCTTCTGGCCGAACTCGTCGTAGACGCCGTACTGGCCGTCGCAGACGAGGACGGTATCGACACCGAGAACGTCTCCGTCGAGAAGGTCGTCGGCGGTTCCATCGACAACTCCGAACTCGTCGAGGGCGCGATCATCGACAAGACGCGCGTCGACGAGAACATGCCGTACGCGGTCGAGGACGCCAACGTCGCGCTGTTCGACGGCGCGCTCGAAGTCCGCGAGACCGAAATCGACGCCGAGGTCAACGTCACCGACCCCGACCAGCTCCAGCAGTTCCTCGACCAAGAGGAAGAACAGCTCAAGGAGATGGTCGACGAGCTCGTCGACGTCGGCACCGACGTCGTCTTCGTCGGCGACGGCATCGACGACATGGCCCAGCACTACCTCGCGAAGGAGGGCATCCTCGCGGTCCGCCGCGCGAAGTCCTCGGACCTCAAGCGTCTCGCCCGCGCCACCGGCGCGAGCGTCGTCGGCTCCCTCGACGACATCGAGGAGTCCGACCTCGGCTTCGCCGGCTCCGTCGCCCAGAAGGACGTCGGCGGCGACGAGCGCATCTTCGTCGAGGACGTCGAGGACGCGAAGTCCGTCACGCTCATCCTCCGCGGCGGCACCGACCACGTGGTCGACGAAGTCGAACGCGCCATCGACGACTCCCTCGGCGTCGTTCGCACGACGCTCGAAGACGGGAAGGTCCTCCCCGGCGGCGGCGCACCCGAAACCGAACTGTCCCTGAAGCTCCGCGAGTTCGCCGACTCCGTCGGCGGCCGCGAGCAGCTCGCCGTCGAAGCGTTCGCTGAGGCGCTCGACGTCATCCCGCGCACGCTCGCCGAGAACGCCGGTCTCGACCCCATCGACTCGCTCGTGGACCTCCGAGCCCGCCACGACGGCGGCGAGTTCGCGGCGGGTCTCGACGCCTACACCGGCGAAGTCATCGACATGGAGGCCGAGGGCGTCGTCGAACCCCTCCGCGTGAAGACGCAGGCCATCGAGAGCGCGACGGAAGCGGCCGTCATGATCCTCCGCATCGACGACGTCATCGCCGCTGGCGACCTCTCCGGTGGCCAGACGGGCGGCGACGACGACGGCGACGACATGCCCGGCGGCGGCATGGGCGGCGGTATGGGCGGCATGGGCGGTATGGGCGGCATGGGCGGCGCAATGTGA
- a CDS encoding FxLYD domain-containing protein has translation MDQSRRAFLERMGAVAIGVGLAGCSGESGGGTETGAGGTEAGQTTTAEQTTAETESGTEATGTTESTGTSGSMEGTVVTAESTNGLNITEHNFFQSGDAAGVEGVLKNTTDKTFEYAEVKVSPLNETGDRAGQFYTSTEAQNVNTLKPGQTWNFVVSFSSEWVQDFNKYEIWATGTTQMEGTESGGNGTATGTATETQTQG, from the coding sequence ATGGACCAGAGTCGCCGAGCGTTTCTCGAACGAATGGGGGCGGTGGCAATCGGCGTCGGCCTCGCCGGGTGTAGCGGCGAATCCGGCGGCGGAACCGAAACGGGTGCTGGCGGAACCGAGGCGGGCCAAACAACCACGGCAGAGCAGACGACGGCCGAGACGGAGTCGGGAACCGAAGCGACCGGAACCACGGAGTCCACCGGCACGTCCGGGTCGATGGAGGGGACGGTAGTGACCGCCGAGTCCACGAACGGTCTGAACATCACGGAACACAACTTCTTCCAGTCGGGAGACGCCGCGGGCGTCGAGGGCGTTCTGAAGAACACCACGGACAAGACGTTCGAGTACGCCGAGGTGAAAGTCTCGCCGCTGAACGAGACGGGCGACAGAGCGGGGCAGTTCTACACGTCCACGGAGGCGCAGAACGTGAACACCCTCAAACCGGGCCAGACGTGGAACTTCGTCGTCTCGTTCTCCTCGGAGTGGGTGCAGGACTTCAACAAGTACGAGATATGGGCCACCGGGACGACGCAGATGGAAGGCACCGAGTCGGGAGGAAACGGAACCGCGACCGGTACTGCGACCGAAACGCAGACTCAGGGGTAG
- a CDS encoding AAA family ATPase produces the protein MKVIGTVGLPGSGKGEAAAVAREEEIPVVTMGDVIREECRERGLDPAEHHGEVATALREEDGPTAIAERSLPLIESELEDADVVLVDGLRSGVELDCFEMAFGDEFVLASIEAPFEVRAERLLDRARDDSDLDREALKAREERELGFGMDEAMDRADVRIENTDTLERFREQVLTLLREGPEALRERNEVTE, from the coding sequence ATGAAGGTCATCGGAACCGTGGGCCTCCCGGGCAGCGGCAAGGGCGAAGCCGCCGCCGTCGCCCGCGAGGAGGAAATCCCCGTCGTGACGATGGGCGACGTCATCCGCGAGGAGTGTCGCGAACGCGGACTCGACCCCGCGGAACACCACGGCGAGGTAGCCACCGCGCTCCGCGAGGAGGACGGTCCGACGGCCATCGCGGAGCGGTCGCTACCGCTCATCGAGTCGGAACTCGAAGACGCCGACGTGGTCCTCGTCGACGGCCTGCGCTCGGGCGTCGAACTGGACTGCTTCGAGATGGCGTTCGGCGACGAGTTCGTCCTCGCGAGCATCGAGGCCCCGTTCGAGGTGCGCGCCGAACGGTTGCTTGACCGGGCGCGCGACGACAGCGACTTAGACCGCGAGGCGCTGAAAGCCCGAGAGGAGCGCGAACTCGGCTTCGGCATGGACGAAGCGATGGACCGCGCGGACGTGCGCATCGAGAACACCGACACGCTCGAACGGTTCCGCGAGCAGGTGCTGACGCTCCTTCGCGAGGGACCCGAGGCACTCCGCGAGAGAAACGAGGTGACAGAATGA
- a CDS encoding RNA-binding domain-containing protein, producing MIYSIEARIVAPVRETEVTDRVEDAVRNLFPNVEFEHEAGQLVGETHSLDRFSERLHEQEILDTARREFEKRADEDGFSFALKKQAAFKGVVNFAVGNPDELGDIEVYVDVREPSVEEFINHIAPPTEDGKPLDFDR from the coding sequence ATGATATACAGCATCGAGGCGCGAATCGTCGCGCCCGTCAGAGAGACGGAAGTGACGGACCGGGTCGAAGACGCCGTGCGCAACCTCTTTCCGAACGTCGAGTTCGAACACGAGGCCGGACAGTTGGTCGGAGAGACCCACTCGTTAGACCGTTTCTCGGAGCGACTGCACGAACAGGAGATACTCGACACCGCCCGCCGTGAGTTCGAGAAGCGCGCCGACGAGGACGGCTTCTCCTTCGCGCTGAAGAAGCAGGCGGCGTTCAAGGGCGTCGTCAACTTCGCCGTCGGCAACCCCGACGAACTCGGCGACATCGAAGTCTACGTCGACGTCCGCGAACCGTCCGTCGAGGAGTTCATCAACCACATCGCCCCGCCCACCGAGGACGGAAAACCGCTGGACTTCGACCGGTAG
- a CDS encoding gamma carbonic anhydrase family protein has protein sequence MDGRTYEFEGGRPEIHESARVSREATLVGDVRVGADASVWPGVVLRGDVSAVRVGAESHVGDNAVLHAATLGERVMVGHGAVLNEAHVEDGALVGFNATVNTGVSVGADSIVASGTVVPEEYEIPPSSFVRGVPARVTPLSETEVDPTETFEAYHSGAYTDLASRHAELFEGE, from the coding sequence ATGGACGGCAGAACGTACGAGTTCGAGGGGGGACGGCCGGAGATTCACGAGAGCGCTCGCGTGAGTCGGGAGGCGACGCTCGTCGGGGACGTGCGGGTGGGCGCGGACGCCAGCGTCTGGCCGGGCGTCGTCCTGCGGGGCGACGTCTCCGCGGTTCGCGTCGGGGCGGAGTCGCACGTCGGCGACAACGCGGTGTTGCACGCCGCCACACTCGGGGAACGCGTCATGGTCGGACACGGCGCGGTGCTGAACGAGGCGCACGTCGAAGACGGAGCGCTCGTCGGGTTCAACGCGACGGTGAACACCGGCGTCAGCGTCGGCGCGGACAGCATCGTCGCCTCCGGCACCGTCGTCCCCGAGGAGTACGAGATTCCGCCGTCGTCGTTCGTCCGCGGCGTCCCGGCGCGCGTCACGCCGCTTTCGGAGACGGAGGTGGATCCGACGGAGACGTTCGAGGCGTACCACTCCGGTGCGTACACGGACCTCGCCTCGCGGCACGCGGAACTGTTCGAGGGGGAGTGA
- a CDS encoding HalOD1 output domain-containing protein, with amino-acid sequence MASNDNLSGRDDNRVELHVPRGESESVIQVTLRTLAVMRNVPISDLEPLYERIEPDALVDLLSHAEECNAAVSVEFTVEGHTVAISHEEGEHLGDSNPVVVEVVDDA; translated from the coding sequence ATGGCATCGAATGACAACCTCTCCGGTCGAGACGACAACCGCGTTGAACTCCACGTCCCGAGGGGCGAATCGGAGTCCGTGATACAGGTGACGTTACGAACGTTGGCCGTCATGCGGAACGTTCCGATCAGCGACCTCGAACCGCTGTACGAACGGATCGAACCCGACGCGTTGGTCGACCTACTCAGCCACGCGGAGGAGTGTAACGCGGCGGTCAGCGTCGAGTTCACCGTGGAGGGGCACACCGTCGCCATCTCCCACGAGGAGGGCGAGCATCTCGGCGATTCGAATCCGGTCGTGGTCGAAGTCGTCGACGACGCCTGA
- a CDS encoding nucleoside recognition protein: MQVVETFASLWPVLAEVLPRVASIAALIAVGVFLANVAVGFGLVQYVAAVSRYLTRPANLPDEVGTAIFTTAASTTAGYGMLAEFRESGMLDDRATLVAVTMNTFFGFVQHIFTFYVPVLVPILGLEVGLLYVGTRAAVSLAITAVGVLAGALLLSERNVDRTAAAQTDGGPDAEDDDSARDVVAAAARKTWPKLKRIVPRLVVVYLVVTLVVRTTDLQALTAAADPLATFVGLPGASIPVIAVFAFDTTAGAATIAPMVGGTFTPRTAVATMLLGGIVSFAVSTFKRSIPFQYGIWGPRFGSKVVAVNTALKVVFIAVALVFLLAV, encoded by the coding sequence GTGCAGGTCGTCGAAACGTTCGCGTCGCTGTGGCCCGTCCTCGCGGAGGTTCTCCCGCGCGTCGCGAGCATCGCCGCCCTCATCGCCGTCGGCGTGTTCCTCGCGAACGTCGCCGTCGGGTTCGGCTTGGTGCAGTACGTGGCCGCCGTCTCGCGGTACCTGACGCGCCCGGCGAACCTCCCCGACGAGGTGGGCACGGCCATCTTCACCACCGCCGCCTCGACGACGGCGGGGTACGGGATGCTCGCGGAGTTCCGCGAGTCCGGCATGTTAGACGACAGGGCGACGCTCGTCGCCGTCACCATGAACACGTTCTTCGGATTCGTCCAGCACATCTTCACCTTCTACGTGCCCGTCCTCGTCCCGATCCTCGGCCTCGAAGTCGGACTGCTGTACGTGGGGACGCGGGCGGCCGTCTCCTTGGCCATCACCGCCGTCGGCGTCCTCGCGGGCGCACTCCTCCTCTCGGAGCGAAACGTCGATAGAACCGCCGCGGCCCAGACGGACGGCGGCCCGGACGCGGAGGACGACGACTCGGCCCGAGACGTCGTCGCGGCGGCGGCGCGGAAGACGTGGCCGAAGTTGAAGCGCATCGTCCCCCGTCTCGTCGTCGTCTACCTCGTCGTGACGCTCGTCGTCCGGACGACGGACCTCCAAGCGCTCACCGCCGCGGCGGACCCCCTCGCGACGTTCGTCGGCCTCCCCGGCGCGTCCATCCCGGTCATCGCGGTGTTCGCGTTCGATACCACCGCGGGCGCGGCCACCATCGCCCCGATGGTCGGTGGGACGTTCACGCCGCGGACGGCGGTGGCGACGATGCTCCTCGGCGGTATCGTCTCCTTCGCCGTCTCGACGTTCAAGCGCTCCATCCCCTTCCAGTACGGCATCTGGGGCCCCCGCTTCGGGTCGAAAGTCGTCGCCGTCAACACCGCCCTGAAGGTGGTGTTCATCGCCGTCGCGTTGGTGTTCCTACTCGCCGTCTGA
- a CDS encoding magnesium transporter: MRTEWTVRAITRAMLPVLLILTLVELGSGLVLGSFEAQLYRYPSLLALVPVTIGTAGNLGSILAARLSTAFHLGTLTFDPADEELAGNSLATVALSVTVFPVIGVGAWGLTALLGGVQLPVTTVVAVSLLSGIVLAFLAIGVTMTTTYAAYRFGLDPDDVVIPVVTNTCDVLGVVVLFVSVQLLV; the protein is encoded by the coding sequence ATGCGGACGGAGTGGACGGTCAGAGCCATCACGCGCGCGATGCTCCCCGTCCTCCTGATATTGACGCTGGTCGAACTGGGAAGCGGACTCGTCCTCGGGAGTTTCGAGGCGCAACTGTACCGGTACCCCTCGCTTTTGGCTCTCGTCCCCGTCACCATCGGCACCGCGGGTAATCTCGGAAGCATCCTCGCGGCGCGCCTCTCGACGGCGTTCCACCTCGGGACGCTCACGTTCGACCCGGCGGACGAGGAACTGGCCGGCAACTCCCTCGCCACCGTCGCCCTCTCGGTGACCGTCTTCCCCGTCATCGGCGTCGGCGCGTGGGGGCTGACGGCGCTTCTCGGCGGCGTCCAACTCCCGGTTACGACCGTCGTCGCCGTCTCCCTCCTCTCGGGCATCGTCTTGGCGTTCCTCGCCATCGGCGTGACGATGACGACGACGTACGCCGCCTACCGGTTCGGCCTCGACCCCGACGACGTGGTCATCCCCGTCGTGACGAACACCTGCGACGTTCTCGGCGTGGTGGTGCTTTTCGTCTCCGTGCAGCTATTAGTGTGA
- a CDS encoding magnesium transporter, which produces MTLRDAAAEAYREALPALVASVGGGLLAGVVLSGMEAELKAVPGLLVIVPALLATRGNVYGSLGARIATALHQGLIEPRLSGADERLRAAAAAALANGVLASVFASVVAYFLLLVLGREVASVWVLVGVALVAGVLSGLALTAVVIAVVFAGYRRGHNPDTLVGPLVTTTGDVFGVLFLLVAVRFVLLVGGVV; this is translated from the coding sequence ATGACACTGCGCGACGCCGCCGCGGAGGCGTACAGGGAGGCGCTTCCGGCGCTCGTCGCGTCCGTCGGGGGCGGCCTCCTCGCCGGCGTCGTCCTCTCCGGGATGGAGGCCGAACTGAAGGCGGTTCCCGGCCTCCTCGTCATCGTGCCGGCGTTGCTCGCCACGCGGGGGAACGTCTACGGGTCGCTCGGCGCGCGAATCGCCACCGCGCTCCACCAGGGGCTCATCGAACCCCGCCTCTCCGGGGCGGACGAACGACTCCGCGCCGCGGCGGCGGCGGCGTTGGCGAACGGCGTCCTCGCGTCGGTGTTCGCCTCCGTCGTCGCGTACTTCCTCCTCCTCGTCCTCGGTAGAGAGGTGGCTTCGGTGTGGGTGCTCGTCGGCGTCGCCCTCGTCGCGGGCGTCCTCTCGGGTCTCGCGCTCACCGCCGTCGTCATCGCAGTCGTGTTCGCGGGCTACCGGCGGGGACACAACCCCGACACGCTCGTCGGTCCCCTCGTCACCACCACCGGCGACGTGTTCGGCGTCCTCTTTCTGCTCGTCGCGGTTCGGTTCGTGCTTCTCGTCGGGGGTGTCGTCTGA
- a CDS encoding DUF4129 domain-containing protein — protein MNVRAIATLVVAFACITSVGVASTTLQSSVSSTPDEVINVGHDLIPLSQSDTGTLKRAMTGEEGSGGTSAEKGSDGSMTKQASGDDGPEQRHQRRDGGSSGQQQKDVEKNKPESSSSSQGDQPEQSVGGIGDVPDPGQSWLPLLAAVLVLALLVYYRDRVASFLEPPEGERPDEPAGVPAPKNDIERAWLTVVGATRVENPWQKTPAECADAAVENGLDPDAVERIRRVFEEVKYGEREVTEARRTEVRRNLDRLDVRTDLLTDGGEER, from the coding sequence ATGAACGTACGAGCAATCGCAACGCTCGTCGTCGCGTTCGCGTGCATCACCTCGGTGGGCGTCGCCTCCACGACGCTCCAATCGTCCGTCTCGTCGACGCCGGACGAAGTCATCAACGTCGGACACGACCTCATCCCCCTCAGCCAGTCGGACACCGGGACGCTGAAGCGAGCCATGACCGGCGAGGAAGGATCCGGCGGCACGTCGGCCGAGAAAGGGTCCGACGGGTCGATGACGAAGCAGGCGAGCGGTGACGACGGACCCGAGCAGCGGCACCAACGGCGCGACGGCGGGAGTTCCGGGCAACAGCAGAAGGACGTAGAGAAGAACAAACCGGAGAGTTCCAGCTCCTCGCAGGGCGACCAGCCCGAACAGTCGGTCGGCGGCATCGGCGACGTCCCCGACCCCGGACAGAGTTGGCTTCCCCTGTTAGCGGCGGTTCTCGTGTTGGCGCTCCTGGTCTACTACCGCGACCGGGTGGCGTCGTTCCTCGAACCGCCGGAGGGCGAAAGGCCCGACGAGCCCGCGGGCGTCCCCGCGCCGAAGAACGATATCGAACGGGCGTGGCTCACCGTCGTCGGCGCGACGCGCGTCGAGAACCCGTGGCAGAAGACGCCCGCGGAGTGCGCCGACGCCGCCGTCGAAAACGGCCTCGACCCCGACGCGGTCGAGCGAATCCGCCGCGTCTTCGAGGAGGTGAAGTACGGCGAACGCGAGGTGACCGAGGCCCGCCGCACAGAGGTGCGGCGCAACCTCGACCGCCTCGACGTGCGGACCGACCTCCTGACCGACGGAGGGGAGGAGCGATGA
- a CDS encoding DUF7269 family protein translates to MRRNVRIALGLVGIAVFSLAVLVVAVPAVGNAVPSDALVEAVGNDYLLAAAVGILATVLVVAVVALRGLDGIDQATMPEPETVQHAAYPGVRFDRSVTERMHLLPHRPTEEEKRLRDRIRRAAERAVMRRENVSRERANAMVESGEWTDDATAAAFVSDARRSPLRARFAALLSRRSSFQRGARRAAEEVCRLDGRENEHGTDAREAPSTGRAANGANAANAANAANAANASGGAR, encoded by the coding sequence ATGAGGCGGAACGTCCGGATAGCGCTCGGCCTCGTCGGCATCGCCGTGTTCTCGCTCGCGGTCCTCGTCGTCGCGGTGCCGGCCGTCGGAAACGCCGTCCCGTCGGACGCCCTCGTCGAAGCGGTCGGCAACGACTACCTGCTCGCGGCCGCGGTCGGCATCCTCGCCACCGTCCTCGTCGTCGCCGTGGTCGCCCTCCGGGGACTCGACGGCATCGACCAAGCGACGATGCCGGAACCGGAGACGGTCCAACACGCCGCCTATCCCGGCGTTCGGTTCGACCGCAGCGTCACGGAGCGGATGCACCTGCTCCCGCACCGCCCCACCGAGGAGGAGAAGCGACTCCGCGACCGGATTCGGCGGGCGGCCGAGCGAGCGGTGATGCGGCGAGAGAACGTCTCTCGGGAGCGAGCGAACGCGATGGTCGAGAGCGGCGAGTGGACCGACGACGCGACGGCGGCGGCGTTCGTGAGCGACGCGCGACGCTCGCCGTTGCGGGCGCGGTTCGCCGCCCTCCTCTCGCGGCGGTCGTCGTTCCAACGCGGCGCCCGGCGCGCGGCCGAGGAAGTCTGCCGCCTCGACGGGCGCGAAAACGAACACGGAACCGACGCCCGCGAGGCTCCCTCGACCGGACGTGCGGCGAACGGTGCGAACGCCGCGAACGCCGCGAACGCCGCGAACGCCGCGAACGCGTCGGGAGGTGCGCGATGA
- a CDS encoding DUF58 domain-containing protein: MTTVRRTRRWRGVAAVALLASAVGVFATQPLVLLAGAVGAGFAAYPWLRSPPSVELDVSRSMTPTDPAAGEDVTVTVRVRNVGDSTLTDLRIVDGVPPMLSVSEGTPRHAAVLRPGSTTEFSYAVTAEHGRHQFDPATAVARDITGATEVETSVSTDAAIECAAAVPDVPLREQTTLGSGRVLTADGGSGIEFHKTREYHSGDPMSRIDWKRRAKTGELSTVEFREERPASVLLCLDARPAAYRATDEDEPNAVACSREAISQLLTAVGSGRNSVGLAAVGRELCWHRPGRGTDHLADARQLMASHPAFSTVPPSVDAEWSTSGQFEEIRRRLGEQTQVFLFSPLTDEEVASFALELESSRTAVTVVCPDVTADDTPGSRFAAVERDDRIRRLRSGGVTVVPWSPKEPLGPELLRAKERGL; the protein is encoded by the coding sequence ATGACGACGGTCCGCCGGACGCGGCGGTGGCGCGGCGTCGCCGCCGTCGCCTTGCTCGCGAGCGCGGTGGGCGTGTTCGCGACGCAACCGCTGGTGTTGCTCGCCGGAGCGGTCGGCGCTGGCTTCGCGGCGTACCCATGGCTCCGGTCGCCGCCCTCGGTCGAACTCGACGTGTCGCGGTCGATGACGCCGACCGACCCCGCGGCGGGCGAGGACGTGACGGTGACCGTCCGGGTCCGAAACGTCGGCGACTCGACGCTGACCGACCTCCGAATCGTCGACGGCGTCCCGCCGATGCTGAGCGTCAGCGAGGGGACGCCGCGGCACGCCGCCGTCCTCCGACCGGGTTCGACGACGGAGTTCTCCTACGCCGTGACGGCCGAACACGGCCGCCACCAGTTCGACCCCGCGACGGCGGTGGCCCGCGACATCACGGGCGCTACGGAAGTCGAGACGAGCGTCTCGACGGACGCCGCAATCGAGTGTGCCGCCGCAGTCCCGGACGTTCCGCTCCGGGAACAGACGACGCTCGGGAGCGGTCGGGTGCTGACCGCCGACGGCGGAAGCGGCATCGAGTTCCACAAGACCCGCGAGTACCACTCCGGCGACCCGATGTCCCGCATCGACTGGAAGCGCCGGGCGAAGACGGGCGAACTCTCGACCGTCGAGTTCCGAGAGGAGCGTCCGGCGTCGGTGCTGCTCTGTCTGGACGCCCGCCCGGCCGCGTACCGCGCCACGGACGAGGACGAACCCAACGCCGTCGCCTGTAGCCGGGAGGCCATCTCGCAACTGCTGACGGCGGTCGGAAGCGGTCGAAACTCCGTCGGTCTGGCCGCGGTCGGTCGGGAACTCTGTTGGCACCGACCCGGCCGCGGGACGGACCACCTCGCCGACGCCCGCCAGTTGATGGCGAGTCACCCCGCGTTCTCGACGGTGCCGCCGTCGGTGGACGCCGAGTGGTCCACGAGCGGGCAGTTCGAGGAGATTCGCCGCCGCCTCGGCGAGCAGACGCAGGTGTTCCTCTTCTCGCCGTTGACCGACGAGGAGGTGGCGTCGTTCGCGCTGGAACTGGAGAGCAGCCGAACCGCGGTGACGGTCGTCTGTCCGGACGTGACGGCCGACGACACGCCCGGCAGTCGCTTCGCGGCGGTCGAACGCGACGACAGGATACGCAGGCTCCGAAGCGGCGGCGTGACCGTCGTCCCGTGGTCGCCGAAGGAACCGCTCGGTCCGGAACTGCTCCGGGCCAAGGAGCGCGGCCTGTGA
- a CDS encoding DUF7519 family protein has product MTFLSYPTRVGSAASLAAAVGTVALVAPDGASALSLAAAVALVVLGALAARTAVNVSGDGGIGRKSLGAILLAVGAGLAVGGVGVGVLAAETLPHRLVVASGLLGVCLLGAGLAPVPGIRPRRLVSAGSGALVVCVLLAGLMTGVEAVPILAATAATVVAWDAGENAVSLGEHVGRRARAWPVELGHSGATAAYGAAVVGAAFGVSELNVTDVPLVGLLLLLGGAVALLLALSN; this is encoded by the coding sequence GTGACGTTCCTCTCGTACCCCACGCGGGTCGGGAGCGCCGCCTCCCTCGCCGCCGCCGTCGGCACGGTGGCCCTCGTCGCGCCCGACGGCGCGTCGGCGCTCTCGCTCGCCGCCGCCGTCGCTCTCGTCGTCCTCGGCGCACTCGCGGCGCGTACGGCGGTGAACGTCAGCGGCGACGGCGGAATCGGACGCAAGTCGCTCGGCGCGATACTGCTCGCCGTCGGCGCGGGACTGGCCGTCGGCGGCGTCGGCGTCGGCGTCCTCGCCGCCGAGACGTTACCGCACCGCCTCGTCGTCGCCTCGGGCTTACTCGGCGTCTGCCTCCTCGGCGCCGGCCTCGCCCCGGTTCCGGGGATTCGACCCCGCCGCCTCGTCAGCGCCGGGAGCGGCGCACTCGTCGTCTGCGTCCTCCTCGCCGGACTGATGACCGGCGTGGAGGCCGTCCCGATTCTGGCCGCGACGGCCGCGACCGTCGTCGCGTGGGACGCGGGCGAGAACGCCGTCTCCCTCGGCGAACACGTCGGCCGGCGCGCGCGGGCGTGGCCCGTCGAACTCGGCCACTCCGGCGCGACGGCGGCGTACGGCGCGGCCGTCGTCGGCGCGGCGTTCGGCGTCTCCGAGTTGAACGTGACGGACGTGCCCCTCGTCGGGTTGCTGCTTTTGCTCGGCGGCGCGGTGGCGCTGCTGCTCGCGTTGTCGAACTGA